One Aciduliprofundum boonei T469 genomic region harbors:
- a CDS encoding ABC transporter permease, which yields MAEVSKWDEIRRHMSRSLKQGWKLYSQSKYGVVGLALILIFAIMAIFAPFLTPYSPQFEAPSIDALRPYVYAFNTTAPVEDIAIGYTQLTTAPSEGGNWIILNYGKSIQGIFIQDPSRVGMPNKDPWGTNSLRFTLNLTDIPGIGADETVTNIAFLSPSTSDLQYHYSGTGQDPNWDGELVFTTQHHLVIYDIYNLKPKSNYDRVIVKSLPYIPTWLVVDTTSSGNLEVPVVYAPGSAVFPSRFIGVGDEYHANLYWYYYTYSNDSYLPNAQQCLYPVLNQNYTEKIIMKPFLFYNDYLYNDNLSKDQNVFIVPLETKTVVYKGFDTHTYPLPFPTPGALPFVPRPNVVETVLNFPLTAEPGYYAGSPNLGKNYIFLPAQSNGNAVVYVMNPAGSNGHVVVENDWTMNMGRGMVTASPSVTYSGGNFTVFNAKYVSNEDMSYVYEYMKGTNTKFEMVPINSTKNGAIPVNSKVVMLVNMILQNGEMLALTNGNELTLYVLDFSDYQTTGKMIVSKFMYYNNYTKKLSPFPYPPGSKLSYFEYMGTLSGSKYSPTASSNVYTLYYCNDTKTVGLLNPKGTNVLPLPPGKYFSGNWYILGTDDKGHDIWTWLVYGSRVAFIVGILAAFFSVMIGTLYGIYSGYKGGVVDTLLMRFVDIMLTLPGLPILLILTAILGPSIWNIILVISVLGWSGIARVIRAQTLSLRSRPFVDAARVAGASNTRIMVSHIFPNVLPYSFLYMTLGVAGAILSEAALSFLGLGDPKAISWGQMLYSIQTAGAVMYAWWWLLPPGLSITLISLGFYLVGRAFDEILNPRLRKR from the coding sequence ATGGCAGAAGTATCAAAGTGGGACGAAATAAGAAGGCATATGAGTAGAAGCCTAAAACAGGGTTGGAAACTTTATAGCCAGAGTAAGTATGGTGTAGTAGGGCTTGCATTGATTCTGATATTTGCGATAATGGCAATTTTTGCTCCATTCCTCACTCCTTATTCCCCTCAGTTTGAGGCACCTTCAATAGATGCTTTAAGACCTTATGTTTATGCATTTAATACTACTGCACCTGTTGAGGACATTGCCATAGGGTATACTCAGTTAACAACAGCACCATCGGAGGGTGGTAATTGGATAATTCTTAACTACGGCAAGAGTATCCAGGGTATATTCATCCAGGATCCTTCTAGAGTTGGAATGCCTAATAAAGATCCTTGGGGGACCAACTCTTTGAGATTCACTTTGAATCTAACAGATATTCCTGGAATAGGTGCTGATGAGACAGTTACAAATATTGCTTTTCTCTCCCCATCAACATCGGATCTTCAGTATCACTACAGCGGTACAGGTCAAGATCCAAACTGGGATGGAGAGCTGGTGTTCACAACTCAACATCATCTGGTTATATACGATATATATAATCTTAAGCCAAAATCCAATTATGATAGGGTGATTGTCAAGAGCTTGCCCTACATACCCACATGGCTCGTGGTTGATACAACATCTTCTGGAAATCTTGAGGTGCCAGTTGTTTATGCGCCAGGTTCTGCGGTATTCCCTTCTAGGTTCATAGGTGTTGGAGATGAGTATCATGCAAATCTTTACTGGTATTATTACACATATTCAAATGATTCTTATCTTCCAAATGCACAGCAATGCTTGTACCCTGTTCTAAATCAGAATTACACGGAGAAAATAATAATGAAGCCATTTCTATTCTACAACGATTATCTTTACAACGATAATCTTTCGAAGGATCAAAATGTGTTTATCGTTCCTCTTGAGACAAAGACTGTGGTCTACAAAGGGTTTGATACACACACCTATCCTCTACCATTCCCCACTCCTGGTGCTCTTCCGTTCGTTCCAAGGCCTAATGTTGTTGAGACAGTTCTTAATTTCCCGCTAACTGCTGAGCCAGGTTACTATGCGGGAAGTCCAAATTTAGGGAAGAATTACATATTCCTACCTGCTCAGAGCAACGGTAATGCAGTTGTTTATGTGATGAATCCTGCTGGTTCAAATGGTCATGTGGTAGTTGAGAATGACTGGACAATGAACATGGGAAGAGGTATGGTAACAGCTTCACCATCAGTCACATATTCTGGAGGAAATTTCACAGTATTTAATGCAAAATATGTGAGCAATGAGGATATGAGTTATGTATATGAGTATATGAAGGGAACAAACACAAAGTTTGAAATGGTCCCAATAAATAGCACCAAGAATGGCGCCATACCCGTTAATTCTAAGGTTGTTATGCTGGTAAATATGATACTCCAGAATGGAGAGATGCTTGCCCTTACAAATGGAAACGAGTTAACCCTTTATGTGTTGGATTTTTCTGATTATCAAACAACTGGAAAAATGATTGTTAGTAAGTTTATGTACTATAACAATTATACCAAGAAATTGTCCCCATTCCCATATCCTCCGGGAAGCAAGCTATCTTACTTTGAGTACATGGGAACTCTATCTGGCTCAAAATATTCTCCTACTGCGAGCTCCAATGTGTATACTTTGTATTACTGTAATGATACCAAGACTGTAGGTCTCTTAAATCCAAAGGGTACTAATGTTCTTCCTCTCCCGCCAGGTAAGTATTTCAGCGGTAACTGGTACATCTTGGGTACAGATGATAAAGGTCATGATATATGGACTTGGTTAGTATATGGCTCAAGAGTGGCGTTTATAGTGGGTATTCTAGCAGCATTTTTCTCCGTGATGATAGGTACGCTCTACGGTATATATTCAGGATATAAAGGTGGAGTTGTAGATACTTTGCTAATGAGATTTGTAGATATTATGCTGACACTACCTGGTTTGCCCATATTGTTGATATTGACTGCTATCTTAGGTCCAAGCATATGGAACATAATTCTAGTCATATCTGTGTTGGGATGGTCCGGAATAGCCAGGGTTATAAGGGCACAGACACTCTCTCTGAGATCTAGGCCATTTGTGGATGCTGCTAGAGTTGCAGGAGCCAGCAATACTAGGATAATGGTATCACATATATTCCCCAATGTGTTGCCTTATTCCTTCCTTTACATGACTCTTGGAGTCGCCGGTGCTATTCTTTCAGAAGCTGCTCTGAGTTTCCTAGGTTTGGGAGATCCAAAGGCGATATCTTGGGGACAGATGTTGTACAGTATACAAACTGCAGGAGCAGTTATGTATGCATGGTGGTGGCTATTGCCTCCAGGTCTTTCAATTACACTGATATCGCTTGGATTCTATCTGGTTGGCAGGGCATTCGATGAAATTCTTAATCCGCGCTTGAGGAAGAGGTGA
- the asnS gene encoding asparagine--tRNA ligase, translating into MFHHISEVLSDNFIGKEVALRGWIYRKRRMGKIIFVVLRDSSDIIQCVIEKKKIGNEKFKELDKVGVESSLEINGVIRKEERAPTGYEVDVKDINIIGPSYLFPITKDKSDEFLLDNRHLWLRSREMNAILKIRHTVFGAIHEFFRENGYYEVQGPIFVTGAVEGGSTLFEVPYFGKKAYLSQSAQFYLETFIFSLERVYTIAPSFRAEKSRTRRHLTEYWHAEGEVAWYHNEDMMRDEEELIMHIVQKVLEEREKELKFLNRDLEILKNLEKPFIRMKYEELIEFAQENGINIEYGDDLGADEETAITKKFDKPIFVTHYPIEIKPFYHRPDPDNPKVVLCHDLLAPEGYGEIIGGGERIYKLDVLLRRMEEEGLNPEDYYWYVDLRKYGSIPHSGFGLGVDRLVWWLAGLSHIKYAIPYPRTIRRTKP; encoded by the coding sequence ATGTTTCATCACATATCCGAGGTACTCTCAGACAATTTCATAGGGAAAGAAGTAGCCCTGCGGGGATGGATATACAGAAAGAGAAGGATGGGCAAGATAATATTCGTGGTTCTTAGAGATTCTTCTGACATAATCCAATGCGTTATAGAGAAGAAAAAAATAGGAAACGAGAAATTCAAAGAATTGGACAAAGTAGGCGTAGAATCTTCATTAGAAATTAATGGAGTGATTAGGAAAGAGGAAAGGGCTCCCACAGGGTATGAAGTGGATGTTAAAGATATAAATATCATCGGGCCCTCATACCTATTTCCCATCACAAAGGACAAGAGCGATGAGTTCTTGCTAGACAACAGGCATCTGTGGCTGAGAAGCAGGGAGATGAATGCTATTCTTAAAATCAGGCACACTGTATTTGGAGCCATACACGAATTCTTCAGAGAGAATGGATATTACGAAGTTCAAGGACCTATCTTTGTTACGGGAGCTGTTGAAGGGGGCTCAACTCTCTTTGAAGTGCCATATTTCGGAAAAAAGGCATATCTATCTCAAAGCGCTCAATTCTATCTTGAGACTTTCATATTCTCTTTGGAAAGAGTTTACACAATCGCCCCAAGCTTCAGGGCAGAGAAGAGCAGAACAAGAAGGCATTTAACGGAGTACTGGCATGCTGAGGGAGAGGTAGCTTGGTATCACAATGAGGATATGATGAGAGATGAAGAAGAGCTCATAATGCACATAGTCCAAAAAGTTCTAGAAGAAAGAGAGAAGGAGCTGAAGTTTTTGAATAGAGATTTAGAAATATTAAAGAATTTAGAAAAACCTTTTATAAGGATGAAATACGAAGAGCTCATAGAATTTGCACAGGAGAATGGGATAAATATAGAGTATGGAGATGACTTAGGTGCCGATGAAGAAACTGCCATAACTAAAAAATTTGATAAACCAATATTTGTTACTCATTATCCAATAGAAATTAAGCCATTTTACCACAGGCCCGATCCTGATAACCCAAAAGTTGTTCTATGTCATGACCTCCTCGCTCCAGAGGGTTATGGAGAGATAATTGGCGGTGGGGAAAGGATATACAAGCTCGATGTGCTTTTGAGAAGAATGGAAGAAGAGGGACTCAATCCAGAGGACTATTACTGGTATGTGGATTTGCGCAAATATGGAAGCATACCTCATTCAGGATTTGGATTAGGTGTTGATCGCCTCGTTTGGTGGCTTGCAGGACTTTCCCATATAAAATACGCCATACCATATCCAAGAACCATCAGAAGAACAAAACCATAA
- a CDS encoding ABC transporter permease, with amino-acid sequence MITIVGQSGRWLIMAGLGPYLVKRAIQAAITIFVVTSIIWALFEAMPGDPTDAFYANPNYKAEDIANMAVSFGLADKHVETLTAKAFTPVPASQIPNSNQQYSYFYTILSFNQNPRAVSMTLNESYEYGNKTVQYGIYVFSSPEKVPLDKIYLKNSSNAEVPSQYKYHWTSYDKLGSSIQSVGVLPKKYVYVLIEIPLKGVQISPQMKIALLYVTDKPLYERYVFFLKDMFTLNFGISSIYHEPVWTILEQRVPRTLLWFGLATLITYAIGIPLGTYIAWRRGGAAEGAVIGFSLFFYNMPSFWLALVFLWIFSYSLGWTPISGFASEGYTGPGSTCAQLGICPGNPFYSIVDYGWHLILPLTVIVLLGVAGVILLQRTSMLETLGEDYILTAKAKGLPEKVVRNKHARRNAMLPIITSFVLSLAYAIGGAVILEQIFSYYGVGYTYLQALMGQDFFLAGATLYIISLLVIFGNVLADVLYGILDPRVRLQ; translated from the coding sequence ATGATTACCATTGTAGGGCAAAGTGGTAGGTGGTTAATCATGGCTGGATTAGGTCCTTATTTGGTTAAAAGAGCAATTCAAGCAGCGATTACGATATTTGTTGTTACCAGTATTATATGGGCACTCTTTGAAGCTATGCCGGGTGATCCAACTGATGCTTTTTATGCAAATCCAAATTATAAGGCAGAAGATATTGCGAATATGGCTGTATCTTTTGGTTTGGCCGATAAGCATGTGGAAACTTTGACTGCTAAGGCTTTCACTCCGGTACCTGCTTCTCAGATACCCAATTCCAATCAGCAGTATTCCTATTTCTACACGATATTATCTTTTAATCAAAATCCAAGAGCCGTGTCTATGACTCTGAACGAAAGTTATGAGTATGGTAACAAAACGGTTCAATACGGCATCTATGTGTTTTCATCCCCTGAAAAGGTTCCGTTGGATAAAATATACTTGAAGAACTCATCAAATGCTGAAGTGCCATCGCAGTACAAGTATCATTGGACTTCTTATGATAAGCTTGGAAGCTCTATTCAGAGCGTTGGCGTGCTACCAAAGAAGTATGTTTATGTTCTTATTGAAATCCCTCTGAAGGGTGTTCAGATTTCTCCTCAGATGAAAATAGCTCTTCTCTATGTTACGGATAAACCCCTTTATGAGAGGTATGTATTTTTCTTGAAGGATATGTTTACCTTGAATTTTGGAATCTCTTCTATTTACCATGAACCCGTTTGGACTATTTTGGAGCAGAGAGTTCCAAGGACACTTCTATGGTTTGGCTTGGCTACTTTGATAACATATGCTATTGGTATACCTCTAGGAACATATATTGCATGGAGAAGAGGTGGTGCCGCGGAGGGAGCGGTAATAGGATTCAGTCTGTTTTTCTACAATATGCCATCTTTCTGGCTGGCATTAGTGTTCTTGTGGATATTCTCCTATAGTTTGGGTTGGACCCCTATAAGCGGATTTGCCAGTGAGGGCTATACAGGTCCTGGCTCAACATGCGCTCAGCTTGGTATATGCCCTGGAAATCCATTCTACTCTATAGTGGATTACGGATGGCATTTGATACTTCCTCTCACTGTTATAGTTCTCTTAGGGGTTGCGGGAGTTATACTGCTGCAGAGAACTTCTATGCTTGAAACACTTGGTGAGGATTACATACTCACAGCTAAGGCAAAGGGCTTGCCTGAAAAAGTGGTTCGAAATAAGCATGCTAGAAGAAATGCAATGTTGCCAATAATCACATCTTTCGTTCTCTCACTTGCCTACGCTATAGGTGGTGCTGTGATTCTGGAACAGATATTTTCATACTACGGTGTGGGGTACACATACCTACAGGCGCTGATGGGTCAAGATTTCTTCTTGGCTGGAGCTACGCTTTATATAATATCATTGCTAGTCATATTTGGTAATGTGCTGGCTGATGTGTTGTATGGTATCCTTGATCCAAGGGTGAGGTTGCAATAA
- a CDS encoding ABC transporter ATP-binding protein: MAKTLLDVRNLSVHYKIQGGWVYAVDDVSFKLEKGETMGLVGESGCGKTTTGYGITQLLASNAYYKEGSKVIFDGKDFVQMSTVPSKEYKEYRKIVEYHPEMRKYRWKRISMIFQGAMNAFNPVFKVGDQIIEAIKAHEDVTDEEARKRVERLYKLVGIPVDRIDNYPHEYSGGMKQRAMIAMALALNPDLIIADEPTTALDVVTQDRILGEMARLQKREKVAMILITHDVSVVAEMAHKMAVMYAGHLVETGTTRQVFKETAHPYMEALLAAFPNIKKEKKERLKAIPGSPPDLSNPPKGCRFAPRCPYAKDICLEEEPPVIEVAPGHYSKCHFAEELYGELGGGESNE, from the coding sequence ATGGCAAAAACATTATTGGATGTTAGAAACCTTTCGGTGCATTACAAGATTCAAGGTGGCTGGGTGTATGCGGTAGATGATGTTAGTTTCAAGTTAGAAAAAGGAGAAACGATGGGTTTAGTGGGTGAATCAGGCTGCGGTAAAACAACCACTGGATATGGCATAACCCAGTTGCTTGCAAGCAATGCATATTACAAGGAAGGAAGCAAAGTGATATTCGATGGTAAGGATTTTGTTCAAATGAGCACTGTGCCAAGCAAGGAGTATAAGGAGTATAGGAAAATAGTTGAATACCATCCAGAGATGCGCAAGTATAGGTGGAAGAGGATATCTATGATATTCCAAGGTGCAATGAATGCGTTTAATCCTGTGTTCAAGGTTGGAGATCAAATAATTGAAGCCATAAAGGCTCATGAAGATGTTACTGACGAGGAAGCTAGGAAAAGAGTTGAAAGGTTATACAAACTGGTTGGTATACCGGTGGACAGAATAGATAACTATCCGCATGAGTACAGTGGTGGTATGAAGCAGAGAGCTATGATTGCAATGGCTCTAGCACTAAATCCAGATTTAATTATAGCAGATGAGCCCACTACGGCCCTGGATGTGGTTACTCAGGATAGAATTCTAGGTGAGATGGCAAGATTGCAGAAGAGGGAGAAAGTGGCAATGATTCTTATTACCCACGATGTCAGCGTTGTGGCTGAAATGGCACACAAGATGGCTGTGATGTATGCGGGACATCTTGTAGAGACAGGTACAACTAGACAGGTATTCAAAGAGACAGCTCATCCTTATATGGAGGCTCTCTTAGCAGCTTTCCCAAATATAAAGAAAGAGAAAAAAGAAAGGCTTAAAGCTATACCTGGCTCTCCACCGGATTTGTCTAATCCTCCTAAGGGTTGTAGATTCGCACCTCGCTGTCCTTACGCTAAGGATATATGCTTAGAAGAAGAGCCACCTGTAATTGAAGTTGCTCCTGGACATTATTCAAAATGTCATTTTGCAGAGGAGTTGTATGGTGAACTAGGCGGTGGTGAGAGCAATGAGTGA
- a CDS encoding ABC transporter ATP-binding protein, with the protein MSDENNNDVVIRVRNLKKYFELHAGMFKFWGEPIYVKAVDGINFDIHKGEILGLVGESGCGKTTTGRLLTRLEDPTEGNILFEGEDIAKLKGRELKNYRRNVQMIFQDPYESLNPRFTVQKTVMEPLIIHGIGESYDERVEMVIKALEDAELRPAEEYLDRFPHELSGGQRQRVAIARALVLRPKFIVADEPVSMLDVSIRAGVMNLMLDLRDRYNIPFLFITHDIAVSRYMSDKMAVMYLGKIVEMADSDEVVFNPMHPYTKALISAVPVPDPEHKHGRVEIKGEIPSPINLPPGCRFWPRCPYAQKGICDVKEPPLVEVEPGHYVACHFAEQLAAGELESGEEAKEVIEEAEKIES; encoded by the coding sequence ATGAGTGATGAGAATAATAATGATGTGGTCATTCGTGTGAGGAACCTTAAAAAATACTTTGAATTGCACGCAGGAATGTTCAAGTTCTGGGGTGAGCCCATCTATGTTAAGGCTGTAGATGGTATAAATTTCGATATACATAAGGGCGAGATATTGGGTCTTGTTGGTGAATCAGGCTGCGGTAAAACTACAACTGGAAGATTGCTTACGAGGCTCGAAGATCCTACGGAAGGAAATATATTGTTCGAAGGAGAAGACATTGCAAAATTAAAAGGTAGAGAGTTGAAAAATTACAGAAGAAATGTTCAGATGATATTTCAGGATCCTTATGAATCACTAAATCCAAGATTTACTGTGCAAAAGACCGTTATGGAGCCCTTGATCATTCATGGAATCGGTGAGAGCTACGATGAGCGTGTTGAGATGGTTATTAAAGCTCTAGAGGATGCGGAATTAAGGCCTGCTGAGGAATACTTGGACAGATTCCCTCATGAGCTGAGCGGTGGCCAGAGACAGAGAGTTGCGATTGCCAGGGCTTTGGTGCTGAGACCTAAGTTCATAGTGGCAGATGAGCCCGTATCGATGCTTGATGTATCCATTCGTGCTGGTGTGATGAACCTGATGCTTGATTTGAGGGATAGATACAATATACCTTTCCTCTTCATTACGCACGATATAGCGGTTTCTAGGTACATGTCTGATAAAATGGCAGTGATGTATCTTGGAAAGATAGTGGAGATGGCAGATTCTGATGAAGTTGTATTCAATCCTATGCATCCGTATACCAAGGCGTTGATATCCGCAGTGCCGGTGCCAGATCCAGAGCACAAGCATGGAAGGGTGGAGATTAAAGGAGAGATCCCGAGCCCAATAAATTTGCCTCCAGGATGCAGGTTCTGGCCTCGCTGCCCGTATGCTCAAAAGGGTATTTGCGATGTGAAAGAGCCACCTCTCGTGGAAGTTGAGCCAGGACATTATGTTGCTTGCCACTTTGCAGAGCAATTAGCTGCTGGAGAACTTGAAAGCGGAGAGGAAGCAAAAGAAGTAATTGAAGAAGCAGAAAAAATAGAATCTTAA